Proteins encoded by one window of Rubrobacter indicoceani:
- a CDS encoding PTS sugar transporter subunit IIA: protein MLTEQTVELNASFAGRDEAIRRAGELLVANGNVDERYIDSMFEREQSVSTFMGNAVAIPHGTNESKDAVLSSGLSIITVPEGVDYGDGNVARLIVGIAGKGGEHLEILSQIALVVSEEENVEKIVASRSKEELLAHFDEVE, encoded by the coding sequence ATACTGACGGAGCAGACGGTGGAGTTGAACGCGAGTTTCGCCGGAAGGGATGAGGCGATCCGCCGCGCCGGGGAGCTTCTCGTCGCGAACGGCAACGTGGACGAACGCTACATAGACTCGATGTTCGAACGCGAGCAGTCCGTCTCGACTTTTATGGGGAACGCAGTCGCCATCCCGCACGGTACAAACGAATCAAAAGACGCCGTTCTCAGCTCCGGGCTCTCCATAATCACGGTGCCGGAGGGCGTGGACTACGGCGACGGGAACGTTGCCCGGCTTATCGTCGGCATCGCGGGCAAGGGCGGGGAGCACCTGGAGATTCTGTCTCAGATCGCCCTCGTGGTCAGCGAGGAGGAGAACGTAGAGAAGATAGTCGCCTCCCGGTCCAAGGAGGAACTCCTCGCCCACTTCGACGAGGTGGAGTAG
- a CDS encoding mannitol-1-phosphate 5-dehydrogenase: MPGLKALHFGAGNIGRGFIGLLLSDAGYGVTFADVRDEVVDALKREGRYEVVLAGELEERVPVEGVRAVHSVNEAEELVRLIATADLITTAVGPNVLPVIAGAVAEGLTERAKNGGSPVNVIACENMVGGSAALQGYVVEKVAENDREAVGRVAAFPNAAVDRIVPEQPEGSGLDVLVEPFSEWVVDESQLVGGKPEIEGVTYVEDLGPYIDRKLLTVNTGHAAVAYLGHAGGKRTISESLADEAVWAEASGALEETGTLVVEKHGFDAEEHRRYREKTLMRFTNPAISDSVRRVARTPIRKLGHEERLVSPALQLIERGYTPEHLARVIKSVLAYSDPDDEQSVELREAVESEGERAAFARYAGIPEDHPLVELVARERQRVGF; encoded by the coding sequence ATGCCCGGGCTTAAAGCCCTGCACTTCGGGGCGGGCAATATCGGGCGCGGCTTTATCGGGCTGCTGCTGTCCGACGCAGGCTACGGGGTCACCTTTGCGGACGTGAGGGACGAGGTCGTGGACGCGCTGAAACGCGAGGGACGCTACGAGGTCGTTCTCGCCGGGGAGCTGGAGGAGCGCGTCCCCGTCGAGGGGGTGAGGGCCGTCCACTCCGTCAACGAGGCGGAAGAACTCGTCAGGCTTATCGCCACGGCGGACCTTATCACCACCGCCGTCGGGCCGAACGTGCTGCCCGTGATCGCCGGGGCCGTCGCCGAGGGCCTTACGGAGCGGGCGAAGAACGGCGGCTCTCCGGTGAACGTTATCGCGTGTGAAAACATGGTCGGCGGGAGCGCGGCCCTGCAGGGCTACGTCGTGGAGAAGGTCGCGGAGAACGATCGGGAAGCCGTCGGGAGAGTTGCGGCCTTCCCGAACGCCGCCGTTGACCGGATCGTCCCGGAGCAACCCGAAGGCTCCGGCCTCGATGTTCTGGTGGAGCCTTTCAGCGAGTGGGTCGTGGACGAATCGCAGCTCGTCGGGGGGAAGCCGGAGATAGAGGGCGTAACCTACGTCGAAGACCTCGGTCCGTACATAGACCGTAAGCTCCTTACGGTGAACACGGGACACGCGGCGGTCGCGTACCTCGGACACGCAGGCGGCAAGCGGACGATCTCGGAGTCCCTCGCGGACGAGGCCGTGTGGGCCGAGGCGTCGGGGGCGCTGGAGGAGACGGGGACGCTTGTCGTGGAGAAGCATGGCTTCGATGCGGAGGAACACCGGAGATACCGGGAAAAGACCCTGATGCGGTTCACGAACCCGGCGATAAGCGACAGCGTGCGGCGCGTCGCCCGGACCCCGATACGCAAGCTCGGGCATGAGGAGCGGCTCGTCTCACCCGCGTTGCAGCTTATCGAGCGCGGCTACACGCCCGAGCACCTGGCGAGGGTCATAAAGTCCGTTCTCGCCTACAGCGACCCGGACGATGAGCAGTCGGTAGAGCTGAGAGAGGCGGTCGAGTCGGAGGGGGAGCGGGCGGCGTTTGCGAGGTACGCCGGGATCCCGGAGGATCACCCGCTTGTAGAACTCGTAGCCAGGGAGCGACAGCGGGTCGGGTTCTAG
- a CDS encoding BglG family transcription antiterminator — MAGLSTRDAKLVEALLRRPEGLTASDLAAALNVSARTVHRDLAPGRAAEDFLRSHGLTLTRQSGRGLAVEGEAGDIERAIRDLGTASAADVSPDKRRVAVLVHLLRAGGPVKLRAIASGLNVAVGTASRDLDDAEVWLEDFRLTLVRRRGYGVEIVGSESERRRAMSRLVFENLDESELLPGLEDHTPEASRRLLGLVDPERLRTVERLTREEVGKLPYSIADEAFAALVVHVALMAERAFAGGRVEMSDDLLSRLSETGEYPHAANLAHRISERFSVAIPEPEVGYVTLHLRGTKLRQDYALEQYFATSDLEVASRVRALIRYMEDRTGVVLGGDGSLYTGLLAHLERALYRVREGMRIYNPLLEDVKRDYPALFALVDEAMRRVFLDSEVPAEEVGFVAMHFGAALDRGQGDFPRSVLVICSSGIATSKVLASRLEAAFPRIRHVRNASVFELPGIEPEDFDLVVSTVLLPLPEKAYVQVRPFVTEREIEEIRSHLLEKNLTRRVPSSLSGAPDGSAGRAASESLEVFGGGQERFHQMVEATQVVADLMDDFFLAAHVARGDESRAVWLMCGSLEERGLAASAKSLAGELTGRAERGGIGIPGTGLALFHARDGGVPRPSFSVHQLDVPLVMEGMDGEAMRVGRALLMVAPLDMSAVALETVSEISAAMVERSVARETFERGDEEAISSVLRAIFSQYLQDRLT; from the coding sequence GTGGCGGGGCTTTCGACCAGGGATGCGAAGCTGGTCGAGGCTCTGCTCCGTCGTCCCGAAGGTCTGACCGCCTCGGACCTCGCCGCCGCCCTGAACGTCAGCGCCCGCACGGTGCATCGGGACCTTGCGCCCGGTCGCGCCGCCGAGGATTTCTTGAGATCACACGGCCTGACCCTGACCCGGCAGTCCGGGCGCGGCCTCGCCGTGGAGGGCGAGGCGGGGGATATCGAGCGGGCGATACGAGACCTCGGCACGGCCTCCGCAGCGGACGTATCGCCGGACAAACGGCGGGTCGCCGTCCTGGTCCACCTCCTGAGGGCCGGCGGGCCCGTTAAACTCCGCGCCATCGCGAGCGGGTTGAACGTCGCCGTCGGGACCGCGAGCCGTGACCTCGACGACGCCGAAGTCTGGCTTGAAGATTTCCGGCTCACGCTCGTGCGCCGCCGGGGCTACGGGGTCGAGATAGTCGGCTCCGAGTCCGAACGTCGCCGGGCCATGAGCCGCCTTGTCTTCGAGAACCTCGACGAATCGGAGCTTCTGCCCGGCCTCGAGGATCACACCCCCGAAGCGTCCCGCAGGCTTCTCGGCCTCGTTGACCCCGAACGACTCCGGACCGTAGAGCGTCTCACCCGCGAAGAGGTCGGGAAACTCCCGTACTCCATCGCCGATGAAGCCTTCGCCGCGCTTGTCGTCCACGTCGCGCTCATGGCCGAGCGAGCCTTCGCCGGAGGCCGCGTCGAGATGTCCGACGACCTTCTCTCCCGGCTGTCGGAAACAGGCGAATACCCCCACGCCGCAAACCTCGCTCACCGGATCTCGGAGAGATTCAGCGTCGCAATCCCCGAACCGGAGGTCGGCTACGTAACCCTCCACCTGCGCGGCACCAAACTCCGCCAGGACTACGCCCTGGAGCAGTACTTCGCTACATCCGATCTGGAAGTAGCGTCGCGGGTGCGGGCTTTGATCCGCTATATGGAGGACCGGACGGGCGTGGTGCTCGGCGGGGACGGGTCGCTTTATACGGGGCTTCTGGCGCATCTGGAGCGGGCGCTGTACCGGGTGAGGGAGGGGATGAGGATCTACAATCCCCTTCTTGAGGACGTGAAGCGCGACTACCCGGCCCTCTTCGCGCTTGTTGACGAGGCGATGCGGAGGGTCTTTCTCGACTCGGAGGTTCCGGCGGAGGAGGTCGGGTTCGTGGCGATGCACTTCGGGGCGGCGCTGGACCGGGGGCAGGGGGATTTCCCGAGGAGCGTACTCGTTATCTGTTCAAGCGGCATCGCGACCTCCAAAGTGCTCGCCTCGCGGCTGGAGGCGGCGTTTCCGCGCATCCGGCACGTCAGAAACGCCTCCGTCTTCGAGCTTCCCGGCATAGAACCCGAGGACTTCGACCTCGTGGTCTCGACCGTACTGCTGCCGCTGCCGGAGAAGGCCTACGTGCAGGTCAGGCCGTTTGTAACGGAGAGGGAGATCGAGGAGATAAGATCCCACCTCCTCGAAAAGAACCTGACCCGCCGCGTTCCGTCCAGCCTGTCCGGGGCGCCGGACGGCTCCGCGGGACGCGCGGCTTCCGAGTCGCTGGAGGTCTTCGGGGGCGGGCAGGAGCGGTTTCACCAGATGGTCGAGGCGACGCAGGTTGTCGCGGACCTCATGGACGATTTCTTTCTTGCGGCTCACGTGGCGCGCGGCGACGAGTCCAGAGCCGTATGGCTTATGTGCGGGTCGCTTGAGGAGCGGGGGCTCGCGGCGAGCGCGAAAAGCCTGGCCGGAGAGCTTACGGGCCGGGCTGAGCGCGGCGGCATCGGGATACCGGGGACGGGGCTTGCGCTCTTTCACGCGCGAGACGGCGGGGTTCCGAGGCCGTCGTTCAGCGTGCACCAGCTCGACGTGCCACTCGTTATGGAGGGGATGGACGGTGAGGCGATGCGCGTCGGGCGCGCGCTCTTGATGGTCGCGCCGCTGGATATGTCGGCGGTCGCACTTGAGACCGTCAGTGAGATCTCCGCTGCGATGGTCGAGCGTTCGGTGGCCAGAGAGACCTTCGAGCGCGGCGACGAAGAGGCCATATCCTCGGTACTGCGGGCGATTTTCTCGCAGTACCTGCAGGACAGGCTTACCTAG